A region of Candidatus Roizmanbacteria bacterium DNA encodes the following proteins:
- the gatB gene encoding Asp-tRNA(Asn)/Glu-tRNA(Gln) amidotransferase subunit GatB yields the protein MNKYFPVIGMEIHVELKTKSKMFCQCSANYFGKEPNSNTCPVCLGMPGALPVPNKQAVEWTVKIGKALNCSINKRTKFDRKHYYYPDLPKGYQISQYDEPIAVKGHLDITLKGKDNTLTEKRFNITRVHLEEDTGKLTHAGEDTLVDFNRSSVPLVEIVTEPDFENADDVKVFLEELHTIIRTLDVSDADMEKGSMRMEPNISLSIYENKEERMKNLPKYKVEVKNINSFNFAKKAIEYELKRQAEILDKGEIPAQETRGYNEDKGITYSQRSKEEAQDYRYFPEPDIPPMEFTDEFIEKVEKTIPELPASRVKRYLTDYQLKYDDAFILTRDTSLSKYYEKLIAELSKEKELDLKKQNLEQAIANVIVNKRIQTNLSHEEFAQKFVKMFAKVEIDESQLHSALEKAIQENPKAITDYKSGKTNAVMALVGSVMREMRGQADAMDVRKRLEQLIQDQA from the coding sequence ATGAATAAGTATTTTCCTGTCATCGGCATGGAGATTCATGTCGAGCTGAAAACGAAATCAAAAATGTTCTGTCAGTGTTCGGCAAATTATTTCGGAAAAGAACCAAATTCCAATACCTGCCCGGTATGTCTCGGTATGCCCGGAGCGCTTCCCGTGCCGAACAAACAAGCCGTAGAATGGACTGTCAAAATCGGGAAAGCTTTAAACTGTAGTATCAATAAACGTACGAAATTTGATAGAAAGCATTACTATTATCCCGACCTTCCGAAAGGTTATCAGATCAGTCAGTATGATGAACCTATTGCAGTAAAAGGTCATCTTGATATTACTCTCAAAGGAAAAGACAACACCCTTACGGAAAAACGTTTCAACATCACACGAGTCCATCTTGAAGAAGACACGGGCAAACTTACACACGCCGGAGAAGATACACTCGTCGACTTCAACAGATCCAGCGTACCGTTAGTCGAAATTGTGACCGAGCCTGATTTTGAAAATGCAGACGATGTGAAAGTATTCCTGGAAGAGCTTCATACCATCATAAGGACACTTGACGTCTCCGATGCCGATATGGAAAAAGGATCCATGAGAATGGAACCGAATATATCCTTGAGTATTTATGAAAATAAAGAAGAGCGGATGAAAAACCTTCCAAAATACAAAGTCGAAGTAAAAAATATCAATTCCTTCAATTTCGCAAAAAAAGCCATCGAGTATGAATTGAAAAGACAGGCTGAGATCCTTGATAAAGGAGAAATCCCTGCGCAGGAGACGCGCGGTTACAATGAAGACAAAGGCATTACCTATTCACAACGCTCAAAAGAAGAAGCACAGGATTACCGATACTTTCCGGAGCCTGATATTCCTCCTATGGAATTTACCGATGAGTTTATTGAAAAAGTAGAGAAGACAATTCCTGAACTTCCGGCTTCACGGGTTAAGAGATACCTTACTGACTACCAGCTCAAATATGACGATGCCTTTATTTTGACCCGGGATACTTCACTTTCGAAGTATTATGAAAAACTTATTGCAGAGTTGTCAAAAGAGAAAGAACTCGATCTAAAAAAACAAAACCTTGAACAGGCAATAGCGAATGTAATTGTGAATAAACGTATACAAACTAACTTGTCACATGAAGAGTTTGCACAGAAGTTTGTAAAAATGTTTGCAAAAGTTGAGATTGATGAATCACAGCTGCACTCAGCACTGGAAAAAGCAATTCAGGAAAATCCTAAAGCAATAACTGACTATAAAAGCGGCAAGACTAATGCCGTTATGGCGCTTGTCGGTTCCGTGATGCGCGAAATGCGCGGACAGGCCGATGCCATGGATGTCCGTAAACGATTGGAACAGCTGATACAAGATCAGGCATAA
- the gatA gene encoding Asp-tRNA(Asn)/Glu-tRNA(Gln) amidotransferase subunit GatA, which produces MDIFGTSLTGLKELISAKKISSKEVFSYFQSRAHTYNDDLNAYLTMIDFTDHNDGDLSGLPIAVKDNFCTEGVRTTASAKVLDTFIPPYESTVTKRLKEAGAVFTGKTNMDAWAHGSSTETSDYGPTKNPWDTTLAPGGSSGGSAAVVSAYLAPAAIGSETAGSIRQPASWCGIVGLKPTYGRVSRYGVIAMGSSFDCPGPMTQTVEDAAMILQVIAGKDPFDATSATEEVPDYRKQMTEKRTLTFGVPDEYMKGLDKDVEKKVEESLKVLEKLGHKVKRVSLLDPKYSISVYTILQRAEVSSNLARYDGIRYGNGRDAFGREAKRRMMLGTYTLSHGYYDAFYKKAQKIKTLIIEDLKRVFNDVDLIVAAPTPMTALKLGEFEKYPFFGETMDVLNEAAAVAGTPAISVPCGLDSKGLPVGLQFMGNYFDEGTILNAAYQFEKETDFFNVLAEGRKKYE; this is translated from the coding sequence ATGGACATATTCGGAACATCCCTTACAGGTTTAAAAGAACTTATTTCTGCAAAAAAGATATCATCAAAGGAAGTATTTTCGTACTTTCAATCCCGTGCACATACCTACAATGACGACTTGAACGCATATCTCACCATGATTGATTTTACGGATCATAATGACGGAGACTTATCCGGACTTCCGATAGCAGTAAAAGATAATTTCTGTACAGAAGGAGTGCGGACCACTGCATCCGCCAAGGTGCTTGACACCTTCATCCCTCCATATGAATCGACGGTAACGAAACGTCTGAAAGAAGCGGGAGCTGTATTTACGGGAAAAACCAATATGGATGCATGGGCACACGGTTCATCCACTGAGACATCTGATTACGGACCGACCAAAAACCCCTGGGATACCACACTTGCTCCGGGAGGCTCATCAGGAGGATCTGCTGCTGTGGTATCGGCATATCTCGCCCCTGCAGCAATCGGTTCCGAGACGGCCGGTTCCATCAGACAGCCGGCATCCTGGTGCGGAATAGTCGGACTGAAGCCGACATACGGCCGCGTTTCCCGGTATGGTGTGATTGCGATGGGATCTTCTTTTGACTGTCCCGGACCCATGACACAGACAGTTGAAGATGCTGCCATGATTTTACAGGTAATTGCAGGAAAAGATCCGTTTGATGCGACATCCGCAACTGAGGAAGTACCTGATTACAGGAAACAGATGACGGAAAAGCGGACACTGACATTCGGGGTCCCTGATGAGTACATGAAAGGACTTGATAAAGATGTTGAGAAAAAAGTTGAGGAATCGTTGAAAGTGCTTGAAAAACTGGGTCACAAAGTGAAAAGAGTTTCTCTTCTTGACCCGAAATACTCAATTTCCGTATATACAATACTTCAGAGAGCTGAAGTTTCATCAAATTTGGCTAGGTATGACGGTATCAGATACGGCAACGGTCGCGATGCTTTCGGACGTGAAGCAAAACGCCGGATGATGTTGGGGACATACACACTTTCACACGGCTATTACGATGCTTTTTACAAAAAAGCTCAGAAAATAAAAACACTTATTATTGAGGATCTCAAGCGGGTATTCAATGATGTCGATCTGATCGTGGCTGCTCCGACTCCGATGACTGCTCTTAAATTGGGTGAGTTTGAAAAGTATCCTTTCTTCGGAGAAACAATGGATGTATTGAATGAAGCGGCTGCCGTCGCAGGAACTCCTGCGATCAGTGTGCCGTGCGGACTGGATTCGAAGGGGTTGCCTGTCGGTTTGCAGTTTATGGGGAATTATTTTGATGAAGGTACAATACTCAATGCCGCTTATCAGTTCGAGAAAGAGACCGACTTCTTCAATGTACTCGCAGAAGGGAGAAAGAAATATGAATAA
- the gatC gene encoding Asp-tRNA(Asn)/Glu-tRNA(Gln) amidotransferase subunit GatC: protein MSKTGDLTKKDVLHIAKLANLQIQDANIEMYRTQLEETINYVENLDELDTTNVEPTSHSTRLSNIYFEDGTKNSRQFTQKEALQNAKSTKKSMFVVKRIME from the coding sequence ATGTCAAAAACAGGTGATCTTACGAAAAAGGATGTTCTTCATATTGCCAAATTGGCAAATCTTCAAATACAGGATGCAAACATTGAGATGTACCGGACACAGCTTGAGGAGACGATCAATTATGTCGAAAATCTCGACGAGCTGGATACTACGAATGTCGAGCCTACCTCACATTCGACCAGGCTCTCAAATATATATTTCGAAGACGGTACAAAAAATTCGAGACAATTCACTCAAAAGGAAGCGCTCCAAAATGCAAAAAGTACAAAAAAATCAATGTTTGTAGTTAAAAGAATAATGGAATAA
- a CDS encoding M48 family metalloprotease yields MTPYAHISANKFKTYLIFVIFTVIFTGFFFIIGKVYDDPWTYALLGLVISVGSSVGSYFFSDKLVLSTTRARPATKDEFFDFYTVSENLSMAAGLPMPKLYVIDDPSPNAFATGRDPKHAVVCATTGLLHNLERSEIEGVIAHELSHVKNYDILVMTVTSVLVGSISLVADIVMRSLWWRGSDNDRRNTHPALYILFILALILTPIVAMLIQLAVSRQREYLADASGALLTRYPDGLANALEKISSYPRGVESATTSTSHLFIANPFKKGQISSVVANLFSTHPPIEKRIQILRNM; encoded by the coding sequence ATGACACCCTACGCACATATATCGGCAAATAAATTCAAAACGTATCTGATTTTTGTTATTTTTACCGTCATATTTACGGGGTTCTTTTTTATAATCGGAAAAGTATATGATGATCCGTGGACCTATGCATTGCTCGGATTGGTCATTTCCGTCGGCTCTTCAGTGGGCAGCTATTTCTTCTCCGACAAACTGGTTTTATCTACGACAAGAGCCCGACCCGCCACAAAGGATGAGTTTTTCGATTTTTATACGGTATCGGAAAATCTCAGTATGGCTGCCGGTCTACCGATGCCGAAACTGTATGTGATTGATGATCCGTCTCCGAATGCATTTGCAACCGGTCGTGATCCAAAACACGCAGTTGTTTGTGCCACTACCGGACTTCTTCACAATCTTGAACGGTCTGAAATAGAGGGTGTGATCGCTCACGAACTCTCCCACGTCAAGAATTATGATATTCTGGTAATGACTGTTACATCGGTGCTGGTTGGCTCAATATCACTTGTTGCAGATATCGTAATGAGATCGTTGTGGTGGAGAGGCAGTGACAATGACAGACGAAATACTCATCCCGCACTCTATATTTTATTTATTCTGGCTTTAATTCTCACCCCGATAGTTGCAATGCTTATACAGCTTGCCGTATCACGTCAGCGTGAATACCTCGCGGATGCAAGCGGCGCCCTTTTGACCAGATATCCTGACGGTCTTGCCAATGCGCTTGAAAAAATCAGCAGTTATCCCCGGGGTGTAGAGTCCGCTACAACCTCAACATCTCATTTGTTTATTGCAAACCCCTTTAAAAAAGGACAGATATCCTCGGTCGTTGCAAATCTTTTCAGTACGCATCCGCCGATTGAAAAACGTATTCAAATATTGAGAAATATGTAA
- a CDS encoding LemA family protein, translating to MLQCIYAKGGDIYLNPLLIGGGVLLVVGLYLVATYNSLVVLKTRIQEALSGIDVQLKRRADLIPNLVETVKGYAKHEKEVFENVTKARSALMNAQGMQEKAEANDMLTGALKSLFAVAEAYPDLKANTNFQDLQRQLEDTEDKVAYSRQFYNSNVLDYNAKIQMFPSNIVAGLFGFKSFEFFKAGEADRENVKVSF from the coding sequence ATGCTACAATGTATCTATGCGAAAGGAGGTGATATTTACTTGAATCCATTACTTATAGGCGGCGGTGTTCTGCTTGTTGTAGGACTGTATCTTGTTGCGACATACAACAGTCTTGTTGTACTGAAAACCCGCATACAGGAGGCCTTATCCGGAATTGATGTACAGTTGAAGCGTCGCGCAGATCTGATCCCGAACCTTGTCGAAACGGTCAAAGGGTATGCTAAGCATGAAAAGGAGGTTTTTGAAAATGTCACTAAAGCACGTTCCGCTTTGATGAATGCTCAGGGAATGCAGGAAAAAGCTGAAGCCAATGACATGCTTACAGGTGCTTTGAAATCACTGTTTGCAGTCGCTGAAGCATATCCTGATTTGAAGGCAAATACCAACTTTCAGGATTTACAAAGACAGCTTGAAGATACTGAAGACAAAGTTGCATACTCAAGACAGTTTTACAACAGCAATGTCCTTGATTACAACGCCAAAATACAGATGTTCCCGTCCAATATCGTTGCTGGATTATTCGGATTTAAATCATTCGAATTTTTCAAAGCAGGCGAAGCGGACAGAGAAAACGTCAAAGTCAGTTTCTGA
- a CDS encoding LysM peptidoglycan-binding domain-containing protein: protein MEQDAHATQDYKKMTADIIRENTTAFAIGGFLFLIALAAVGIRYGEGIGKTLSQQGMRFSKLFATTETSNGNLDEIANSVRDQSINYISPVPKKSIEQSESLGIVAEENGQISAISSGQVTYQRNKYTIQRGESLQDIARKVYGDPNAWVRIAQANNITNPDHIEVGMELTIPR, encoded by the coding sequence ATGGAACAGGACGCACATGCGACACAAGACTACAAAAAAATGACAGCTGATATTATTCGAGAAAATACAACGGCATTTGCTATAGGAGGGTTTCTGTTCCTGATCGCCCTTGCAGCTGTCGGAATCCGATACGGTGAAGGTATAGGGAAAACCCTTTCTCAGCAAGGTATGAGGTTTTCAAAATTGTTTGCCACTACTGAAACTTCAAACGGGAATCTTGACGAAATTGCAAATTCAGTCAGGGATCAATCCATCAACTATATCTCTCCTGTACCCAAGAAATCAATAGAGCAATCGGAAAGCCTGGGAATTGTGGCAGAAGAGAACGGTCAAATCAGCGCGATCAGTTCTGGACAGGTGACATATCAGCGGAATAAATACACAATACAAAGAGGAGAAAGTCTGCAGGATATTGCCCGAAAAGTGTACGGAGATCCGAATGCCTGGGTACGTATCGCGCAGGCAAACAACATCACCAATCCTGACCACATCGAGGTCGGAATGGAACTCACCATCCCCCGCTAA
- a CDS encoding DUF2200 domain-containing protein produces the protein MTFASVYPLYITKAEKKGRTKDEVDEIIRWLTGYNQQALDTQLKEKVDFETFFANAPQLNPKRSLIKGIICGVRIEEIADSLMREIRYLDKLVDELAKGKPMESILRK, from the coding sequence ATGACGTTTGCAAGTGTATACCCTCTGTATATAACAAAAGCCGAGAAAAAAGGCCGAACAAAGGACGAAGTGGATGAAATAATTCGTTGGTTAACTGGTTATAATCAGCAAGCTCTTGATACGCAACTGAAGGAAAAAGTAGATTTCGAGACATTTTTTGCTAACGCTCCTCAACTTAATCCGAAAAGATCGTTAATAAAAGGCATAATTTGCGGCGTCCGAATAGAAGAGATAGCGGATTCCCTTATGCGTGAAATTCGATATCTGGATAAACTGGTTGATGAACTTGCAAAAGGAAAACCGATGGAAAGCATTTTAAGAAAGTAA
- a CDS encoding glycoside hydrolase family 15 protein: MNRIEDYFLIGDLQTAALVSSGGSIDWMCLPYFDSTSIFGRILDENGGTFSVEMPEYNVASSYVPETAIVSHKISNENRSFSVKDFMLPKPTSSCRTQLLVRKIEGLSGSGSVIFRFQPRPEYGKIAADMHQDGSRISFTSGEGRFILFLPTGTAISRSNGSFLLRIPIGEGESKQLILEHIKKGELSVHPRGDFEKETEEFWKDWVSKGRFIPESREKLVRSAITLKLMQFYPTGGIVAAPTMSLPEQIGGLRNWDYRYVWVRDSTFILYALYILGYVDEAMKFFSFIENVTEFDRESEHDIQLMYTIHGEHVPEETYLDHLSGYRNSKPVRVGNGAMEQFQLDTYGALIDAYYFVCSLGAELTDENKKMIRYLLTRIEHLWDEKDNGIWEVRSGKQHYTYCKVMCWVGVNRALKIHDKIGLKEHEVERYARLEKQIHEWIWENSYDKSQGILKQYPGTLHMDATNYLFVLFGFLKTSDEKTRKIIEKTANELVHSDVFVYRYFSEDGLQGTEGAFLLCTFWYISALAKICEVKKSAELFRKVEDLMNKQGLLAEEIDEKTHEYLGNYPQAFSHIGYIMSAYYIERNKKVSKDL; this comes from the coding sequence ATGAACCGCATCGAAGACTATTTTCTCATTGGCGATTTGCAGACGGCGGCTCTGGTTTCTTCCGGGGGTTCCATTGACTGGATGTGTCTGCCGTACTTTGATTCTACAAGTATTTTCGGCAGAATCCTTGATGAGAACGGCGGCACGTTTTCCGTCGAAATGCCCGAATATAACGTCGCTTCATCGTATGTTCCCGAGACTGCAATCGTTTCTCATAAGATCTCAAATGAAAACAGATCGTTCAGTGTGAAAGACTTTATGCTTCCCAAACCGACATCCTCATGCAGAACACAGCTTCTAGTCCGGAAAATCGAAGGACTCTCCGGTTCGGGATCCGTAATCTTTCGATTCCAACCCCGTCCTGAATACGGAAAAATAGCAGCAGATATGCATCAGGACGGTTCCCGTATCAGCTTCACGAGCGGAGAAGGCCGCTTTATTCTTTTCCTTCCGACAGGAACGGCAATTTCCCGCAGTAACGGATCTTTCTTGCTTCGGATACCGATAGGTGAAGGTGAATCAAAACAGTTGATCCTTGAACATATCAAAAAAGGAGAATTATCCGTACATCCGAGAGGAGATTTTGAAAAAGAAACGGAGGAATTCTGGAAAGACTGGGTTTCAAAAGGCAGATTTATTCCCGAGAGTAGAGAAAAATTAGTGCGGTCCGCAATCACTTTGAAACTCATGCAGTTTTACCCGACCGGGGGTATCGTGGCTGCACCTACCATGTCACTGCCTGAACAAATCGGCGGTTTGAGAAACTGGGATTATCGGTATGTATGGGTACGTGATTCAACATTTATTTTGTATGCATTGTATATTCTCGGGTATGTCGATGAAGCAATGAAATTCTTTTCCTTTATTGAAAATGTGACCGAATTCGATCGTGAAAGCGAGCATGATATTCAGCTTATGTACACCATACACGGCGAACATGTCCCTGAAGAAACATATCTTGATCATTTGTCAGGTTATCGGAACTCAAAGCCGGTACGTGTCGGAAACGGCGCAATGGAGCAGTTTCAGCTCGACACATACGGCGCACTTATTGATGCGTATTACTTTGTTTGTTCCCTCGGCGCAGAGCTAACTGATGAAAATAAGAAAATGATCCGATATCTTCTCACCAGAATTGAACATTTGTGGGATGAGAAAGACAACGGTATTTGGGAAGTGCGGAGCGGAAAGCAGCATTATACATACTGCAAAGTGATGTGCTGGGTCGGAGTCAACCGCGCACTTAAGATACACGACAAAATAGGACTTAAGGAGCATGAAGTTGAACGCTATGCACGATTGGAAAAACAGATTCATGAGTGGATCTGGGAAAACAGCTACGATAAATCACAAGGAATCCTGAAGCAATACCCGGGAACTCTGCATATGGATGCGACGAATTATCTTTTTGTCTTGTTCGGGTTTTTGAAGACATCAGATGAAAAAACGAGAAAGATAATCGAAAAAACTGCGAATGAACTTGTTCACAGCGATGTGTTTGTGTACCGGTATTTCAGTGAAGACGGCTTACAAGGTACTGAAGGTGCATTTCTCCTTTGCACATTCTGGTATATCTCAGCGCTTGCGAAAATCTGTGAAGTGAAAAAGTCTGCGGAACTATTCAGGAAAGTAGAAGATCTCATGAACAAGCAGGGTTTGCTTGCAGAAGAAATCGATGAAAAGACTCATGAATACCTCGGCAATTATCCGCAGGCATTTTCTCATATAGGTTATATCATGAGCGCATATTATATTGAGAGGAATAAGAAGGTAAGTAAAGATCTATAA
- a CDS encoding prepilin-type N-terminal cleavage/methylation domain-containing protein, with translation MAQFLNNINKCFRNKESFTLVELLIVISIISVLSTLSIGSYSNVMKNSRDTKRKADLRKVQIALEQYYAAHGTFRVDGGANWTDPKCGCGWLSYVDGGYYRRSVIQALHDEGFLEETHLEDPRQEPGYMIYICEGGKVYSLTATLENAKQSDVEFARDHTCNGNGSNGTVTRYGKNYAVTNKTY, from the coding sequence ATGGCGCAATTCCTCAATAATATAAATAAGTGTTTTAGAAATAAAGAGAGCTTTACTCTTGTTGAGCTACTTATCGTCATTTCAATAATTTCAGTACTTTCGACGCTCAGTATCGGAAGCTATTCAAATGTAATGAAAAATAGTCGTGATACTAAACGAAAAGCTGATTTACGAAAGGTACAAATAGCTCTCGAACAGTATTATGCCGCACACGGTACGTTTCGCGTTGACGGCGGGGCCAACTGGACGGATCCGAAATGCGGATGTGGCTGGCTTTCATATGTTGACGGAGGGTATTATCGTAGATCTGTGATTCAGGCCCTTCATGATGAAGGCTTTTTAGAAGAAACACATCTTGAGGATCCAAGGCAAGAACCGGGTTATATGATTTACATCTGTGAAGGAGGAAAAGTATATTCGCTTACGGCAACACTTGAGAATGCCAAGCAATCTGATGTTGAGTTTGCACGAGATCATACCTGCAACGGGAACGGTTCAAACGGTACCGTGACTCGATACGGTAAGAATTACGCAGTAACCAATAAAACATATTAG
- a CDS encoding O-antigen ligase family protein: protein MNKTRIITVLLSISLVLFSFGQLARISIPEQPVFFYLYEVFVAAVSGILLVKYRKNPLMESKYSPIIVFFIWILISFVLSLRFYSLEQNTVAFLYYLRLLLYFIFYVYVSYFFTHEKQSKRPIVILNLVTVWVILSSFIQYFLYQNLGNLAYLGWDPHLYRVVGLFFDPPVTVSVFLLLMIFYLLELQSNHDWKKLGFIIPLFILSFLTYSRGGGLALIAVSVLYVIRRFSRKTVLIGLAVLVAGFLFIPKGSSEGINLLRTTSIEARINDYEKAIMIWRKNPVAGIGYNHIRYEKDIYEEQLFYGPYNPSHGSTAFHSSFLVILVTGGVIGLGLYIWMLISLARTSEFMMFGIVLLSVISVFDNVLLHPFLLFLLFLLEGYRKSHRTQSSL, encoded by the coding sequence ATGAATAAAACACGGATTATTACGGTTCTGTTGAGCATATCACTTGTTTTATTTTCTTTTGGGCAGCTTGCAAGAATCAGCATTCCGGAACAGCCGGTATTTTTTTATCTCTACGAAGTGTTTGTAGCAGCGGTGTCGGGTATCCTACTAGTGAAGTACCGTAAAAATCCGCTGATGGAGAGCAAATACAGCCCCATTATCGTTTTTTTTATCTGGATACTTATATCATTTGTTCTTTCTTTGAGATTTTATAGTTTAGAACAAAATACCGTTGCGTTTTTGTATTATCTTAGACTTCTTCTTTATTTTATCTTTTATGTGTATGTCAGTTATTTTTTTACTCATGAGAAGCAATCAAAACGGCCTATTGTTATTCTTAATCTAGTCACAGTCTGGGTTATTTTGTCTTCATTTATTCAGTACTTCCTGTATCAGAATCTCGGCAATCTGGCTTATCTCGGTTGGGACCCTCATTTATACCGGGTGGTAGGACTTTTTTTTGATCCTCCCGTGACCGTATCTGTATTTCTTTTGCTCATGATATTTTACCTGCTTGAACTGCAAAGCAATCATGATTGGAAAAAACTCGGATTTATAATTCCCCTTTTTATACTGAGTTTTCTGACATACTCAAGAGGGGGGGGGTTGGCACTGATTGCAGTCAGCGTATTGTACGTCATCAGGAGGTTCAGCCGGAAAACTGTATTGATTGGCTTAGCGGTCTTAGTCGCCGGTTTTCTTTTTATTCCCAAAGGCTCAAGTGAAGGAATAAATTTATTGAGGACAACTTCAATCGAAGCCAGAATCAATGATTATGAAAAAGCAATTATGATTTGGAGAAAAAATCCTGTAGCGGGAATAGGCTACAACCACATTAGATACGAAAAGGACATATATGAAGAACAGTTGTTTTACGGACCTTATAATCCTTCACATGGCAGTACTGCGTTTCATTCAAGCTTTTTAGTCATACTTGTGACCGGAGGCGTGATCGGTCTTGGTTTGTATATATGGATGCTTATCAGTCTTGCCAGGACATCAGAATTTATGATGTTTGGTATTGTCCTTTTGAGCGTGATTTCAGTATTTGATAATGTTCTGCTGCATCCGTTTTTGTTGTTTCTTTTGTTTCTACTTGAAGGGTATAGAAAAAGTCACAGAACTCAATCCTCTCTTTGA
- a CDS encoding glycosyltransferase family 2 protein → MLTGIVIAKNEAEIVQQALKSLSFCDELLLIDNNSTDETGEIAHEAGARVIYDKTSGNFSNLRNLGAEQAKGNWLLYLDADEEISPDLRANIRHEMEQPSADAYYLRRRDRFMGRVLEHGEVAKVYKRGIIRLMKKGSGLWKGSIHEEWTTVGRISSLDGFIEHYPHQTIHEFLQHINTYSQIRADELFLLNKRTNMYEIVAFPIGKFLYTYVIKGGLKDGTAGFVYSFLMSFHSFLVRSTLFIKQMKHE, encoded by the coding sequence ATGCTTACCGGTATTGTTATAGCAAAAAACGAGGCTGAGATTGTACAGCAGGCATTAAAATCACTTTCTTTTTGTGACGAACTCCTTCTTATAGACAACAATTCAACCGATGAAACGGGAGAAATAGCACATGAAGCCGGAGCACGGGTGATATATGACAAAACTTCCGGAAACTTTTCAAATTTGCGAAATCTCGGAGCTGAGCAGGCGAAAGGCAATTGGCTGTTGTATCTTGATGCGGATGAAGAAATCAGTCCTGATCTGCGGGCAAATATCAGGCACGAGATGGAACAACCGAGTGCCGATGCGTACTATCTGCGAAGACGGGACCGGTTTATGGGAAGGGTCCTCGAGCATGGAGAGGTTGCAAAAGTTTATAAACGCGGAATTATTCGCCTGATGAAGAAAGGATCCGGTTTATGGAAAGGTTCGATACATGAAGAATGGACCACTGTCGGCCGAATATCATCGTTGGACGGTTTTATTGAGCATTACCCTCACCAGACGATACATGAGTTCCTGCAGCACATAAATACGTACAGTCAGATCCGCGCCGATGAATTATTCTTGCTGAATAAGCGAACTAATATGTATGAGATAGTTGCTTTTCCCATCGGGAAGTTTCTTTACACATATGTGATCAAAGGAGGCTTAAAGGACGGAACTGCGGGCTTTGTGTATTCATTTTTGATGAGCTTTCACTCATTTCTCGTTCGAAGTACGTTATTTATCAAACAGATGAAACATGAATAA
- the lepB gene encoding signal peptidase I: MSIVKGLIMFVMEIMETVVFVGSLFIVIYLFVLQPNQIKGASMEPTFYNGNYIFTSKITYKLRLPERGDVVVFHSPRNPDIEYIKRIIGIPGDTVLIENQQVYVNGQRVEEPYISSPTTLIPGNFAEEGVPIDIPEGYYFVMGDNRPRSSDSREFGPVPGTSFVGQVFFRYFPTDKLGAITNPYDESLRTRNAIAFALR, translated from the coding sequence ATGTCTATCGTGAAAGGGCTGATCATGTTTGTGATGGAGATTATGGAGACAGTGGTATTCGTAGGGTCTCTCTTCATCGTCATTTACCTTTTTGTACTTCAACCGAACCAGATAAAAGGAGCATCAATGGAACCGACTTTTTACAACGGGAATTATATTTTTACCAGTAAAATCACCTACAAATTGCGTCTTCCCGAGCGGGGAGATGTCGTGGTGTTTCATTCACCCCGTAATCCGGATATCGAATATATCAAACGGATCATCGGGATACCGGGTGATACCGTACTCATCGAAAATCAGCAGGTCTATGTCAACGGGCAACGTGTAGAAGAACCCTATATATCATCCCCTACTACACTTATTCCCGGGAACTTTGCTGAAGAAGGAGTTCCGATTGATATTCCGGAAGGATATTATTTTGTAATGGGTGACAACAGACCCCGCTCGTCAGATTCACGTGAGTTTGGGCCGGTTCCCGGTACAAGTTTTGTCGGACAGGTCTTTTTCCGCTATTTCCCGACAGATAAACTTGGAGCAATCACAAATCCGTATGATGAATCTCTGAGAACCCGAAACGCAATCGCATTTGCTCTAAGATGA